Proteins from one Nyctibius grandis isolate bNycGra1 chromosome 2, bNycGra1.pri, whole genome shotgun sequence genomic window:
- the SMIM11 gene encoding small integral membrane protein 11 — protein sequence MLVGAGRNLLQDGQYHHSAKMVAFNWKALENFPLLMYILAAKTLILCLAFAVVKMYQSKKIEEKLKREREEKFKTEVEKKDD from the exons ATGCTAGTTGGTGCTGGGCGCAACCTGCTGCAGGACGGACAATATCATCACTCAGCCAAGATGGTGGCGTTCAACTGGAAG gCTTTGGAGAATTTCCCATTGCTGATGTACATTTTGGCAGCTAAAACATTGATTCTTTGCTTAGCATTTGCTGTAGTAAAAATGTACCAGAGCAAAAAAATTGAAGAGAAACTGAAGAGGGAACgtgaagagaaatttaaaacagaagtagAGAAGAAGGATGATTGA